The Sphingomonas astaxanthinifaciens DSM 22298 genome has a segment encoding these proteins:
- a CDS encoding N-acetylmuramoyl-L-alanine amidase, whose product MIVLHYTGMPTAEGALDRLCSPEAKVSAHYCVDEDGTIYSLVEEERRAWHAGKSFWRGIRDVNSASIGIEIVNPGHEFGYRPFPDEQIAALIPLVARIKDRHGIGRGNVVAHSDIAPTRKEDPGELFPWEALAKRRLALPSPTRNLIDPYWSDAAFLLALERFGYDVTDSWKAVIAFQRRFRPERIDGIIDGECRAKLLALLLPRPQGEP is encoded by the coding sequence GGGGGCGCTCGACCGGCTCTGCTCGCCCGAGGCCAAGGTCTCGGCCCATTATTGCGTCGACGAGGACGGCACCATCTACTCCCTTGTCGAGGAGGAGCGCCGCGCCTGGCACGCGGGGAAGAGCTTCTGGCGCGGGATCCGCGACGTCAACAGCGCCAGCATCGGGATCGAGATCGTCAATCCCGGCCACGAATTCGGCTATCGCCCCTTTCCCGACGAGCAGATCGCCGCGCTGATTCCCTTGGTCGCGCGGATCAAGGACCGCCACGGCATCGGCCGCGGCAATGTCGTCGCTCATTCGGACATCGCGCCGACCCGCAAGGAGGATCCGGGCGAGCTGTTCCCATGGGAGGCGCTCGCCAAGCGCCGCCTCGCGCTGCCGAGCCCGACCCGCAACCTCATCGACCCTTATTGGTCCGACGCCGCCTTCCTGCTCGCGCTCGAGCGCTTCGGCTATGACGTCACCGACAGCTGGAAGGCCGTGATCGCCTTCCAGCGCCGCTTCCGGCCAGAGCGGATCGACGGGATCATCGATGGCGAATGCCGGGCGAAGCTCCTCGCCCTGCTGCTGCCGCGGCCGCAGGGCGAGCCCTGA